A window of Diadema setosum chromosome 2, eeDiaSeto1, whole genome shotgun sequence contains these coding sequences:
- the LOC140239318 gene encoding protein DD3-3-like, with amino-acid sequence MKLLVTVLTMLIGVQADVYMHNPRGSNNRLDENGRERNNGNRMFDSQNNNRGGYNVGSLYYSAGSVLPIEWTNQHSCGDPNSHCELVIQYMCGEWVRDGTTTTTIPENPNQCYNYDCNTDIRYGMNENFDYYLNCKLRQRQANLFTADQNLKGQTAKYTRQNPQGTRRGYECPEERDYYPYWGPSPWMDIAVLTNDPTRCEYYQTESQNVKSRWACDLPFSYLQENINANRNNPVIPNTKEECEAVTIENAAGGNSTRGVWKEFPSFNISAPICRENHWSRDNHLGNGVNGQPNNLNWTIPNTINENCVVRLRYNISTGEYPGWDGTVTAELNAQGNQDSPLDVFSKYGLTEDEADDRGYVFENNPNVQMFTDAPNGDNFNLQLAINTAQLGRTFQDRSHTFAIRAPPPEVGENKVHNLNVRGKRGNIVQVFPAVEYDFVPNELAVMPGEFIHVQFTGSNSNPNNNDGQGRQGTDRSNIALLRDQNYPEGTGAYYQPNGMTGQYGNSYPQDIRNASFLGLTQQDLIDLAVLQPGQFRGEMSELDDAGTYYDSGPRKITMPGTAHYMCTRNNNFSNRSQKGRIVSSIEQVNYTPIGYRGGNVTTGHSELNFRIGTLDHLEDIKILEWTPNQGRWEIENKGGNPDDLPGQKIESNFITVYPTTKFTANDEKFTLNLYLNGSTTDNLEMYRADPDTFTTWEKVEYTKQGNALAIETDSGGTYVVTGSTNAGTIAGAVIGCLIAVVLIVGAIVYFRMHPDKLSGLTKTGQV; translated from the exons ATGAAGCTTCTTGTAACGGTGTTAACGATGTTAATAGGGGTCCAGGCGGACGTTTACATGCACAACCCAAG AGGGAGTAATAACAGACTTGACGAGAATGGTCGAGAGAGAAACAATGGAAACAG aatGTTTGActctcaaaacaacaacagagggGGCTACAACGTAGGAAGCTTATACTACTCAGCAGGCTCAGTTCTGCCCATTGAATG GACCAACCAGCACAGCTGTGGAGACCCGAACTCCCACTGTGAGCTCGTCATCCAGTACATGTGTGGAGAATGGGTCAGGGATGGAACAACCACCAC AACTATCCCAGAGAATCCAAATCAGTGCTATAACTACGACTGCAACACGGACATCCGATACGGAATGAACGAAAACTTTGACTACTACCTCAACTGTAAACTCAGACAACGGCAAGCAAACCTCTTTACTGCAGATCAG AACTTGAAAGGGCAGACTGCAAAGTACACCAGGCAGAACCCACAGGGAACAAGAAGGGGCTACGAGTGTCCGGAGGAGCGTGACTATTACCCCTACTGGGGTCCGTCTCCATGGATG GACATTGCTGTGCTGACCAATGACCCGACTCGATGTGAGTATTACCAGACGGAGAGTCAGAATGTGAAGTCACGCTGGGCCTGTGACCTGCCTTTCAGCTACCTGCAGGAGAACATTAATGCCAACCGCAACAATCCAGTCATCCCTAACACCAAGGAAGAGTGTGAG GCCGTGACTATCGAGAATGCGGCGGGCGGGAACAGCACCCGTGGCGTGTGGAAGGAATTCCCCTCCTTCAACATCTCTGCCCCCATCTGCCGCGAGAACCACTGGAGCCGTGACAATCACCTGGGCAACGGGGTCAACGGTCAGCCAAACAACCTCAACTGGACGATACCCAACACCATCAATGAGAACTGTGTCGTGCGTCTCAG GTACAACATCTCCACAGGAGAATACCCTGGTTGGGACGGTACAGTCACAGCAGAACTGAATGCCCAAGGCAACCAGGACAGCCCACTGGACGTTTTCTCAAA GTATGGTCTGACCGAAGACGAGGCAGATGACAGGGGTTACGTCTTTGAGAACAACCCCAACGTGCAGATGTTCACCGATGCCCCTAACGGGGACAACTTCAACTTGCAGCTGGCGATAAACACAGCTCAGTTGGGAAGGACATTCCAGGACAG GTCACACACCTTTGCCATCCGGGCGCCTCCACCCGAGGTCGGTGAGAACAAGGTGCACAACCTCAATGTGCGAGGAAAACGAGGGAACATTGTGCAGGTCTTCCCAGCAGTGGAGTACGACTTTGTCCCCAACGAGCTCGCGGTCATGCCCGGGGAATTCATCCATGTGCA ATTCACTGGCTCCAACTCCAACCCCAACAACAATGACGGTCAGGGGCGCCAGGGTACTGACCGCAGCAACATCGCCCTGCTCAGGGACCAGAACTACCCCGAAGGGACCGGCGCCTACTATCAGCCCAATGGCATGACTGGTCAGTATGGTAACAGCTACCCGCAGGACATCAGGAATGCCTCCTTCCTCGGATTAACTCAGCAGGATCTGATTGACCTGGCCGTTTTACAACCAG GCCAGTTCCGAGGAGAGATGTCGGAGCTGGATGATGCGGGCACCTACTATGATTCGGGCCCCAGGAAGATCACCATGCCCGGCACGGCCCACTACATGTGTACGAGGAACAACAACTTTTCCAACCGCAGCCAAAAGGGACGTATCGTCTCCAGCATCGAGCAGGTCAACTACACCCCGATCGGCTACAGGGGAGGCAACGTTACAACTGGACACAG TGAGCTGAACTTCCGCATTGGCACCCTGGATCACTTAGAGGACATCAAGATTTTGGAGTGGACACCAAACCAGGGCCGCTGGGAGATCGAGAACAAAGGTGGCAACCCCGATGACCTGCCAGGCCAGAAGATCGAGAGCAACTTCATCACCGTGTACCCGACCACCAAGTTCACAGCCAACGATGAGAAGTTCACACTCAATCTCTACCTGAACGGCTCCACGACGGACAACCTAGAGATGTACCGCGCTGATCCTGACACCTTCACGACCTGGGAAAAGGTTGAGTACACAAAGCAGGGTAATGCCCTCGCTATTGAGACCGACAGCGGCGGCACGTACGTCGTCACCGGCTCCACGAATGCCGGCACAATCGCCGGCGCTGTGATTGGCTGCCTGATTGCGGTGGTGCTGATTGTTGGCGCCATTGTCTACTTCAGGATGCACCCTGACAAACTCTCAGGGCTTACCAAAACTGGCCAGGTTTAA